The region TGATGGAACTATAACTATTAATGCTTATGATGATGGACTGAATGCTATTGGGCATTTGTATATTAATGGAGGAACAAATTATGTATATAGTACCTTAAATGATGCTATTGATAGCAACACCGGAATTACTGTTACAGGAGGAATAACTATCGGGATAGCAGTGCGCGTAGACGAACCTGATGGAAGTTTTGATACCGACGATAATATATTTAAAATAACCGGAGGAACCATTTTAGGTTTAGCACTAAACTCATCATTTCCTACAGAGAGTGTGAGTACGCAAAACACTGTTATTTTTGATGGTACAAGTTCAAATACTTTATTAAATATTCAATCCGAAGATGGTACAGAAGCATTAACTTATTTAGTTCCATATAAAGTAAATACCATTATATATTCTAATGCAAAATTAGTAACAGGTACTACCTATAAAATTTATACAGGGGGAAGTGTAAGTAATGGAGTTGAGGTTAACGGTTTGTATACCTCTGGCACCTATACAGGCGGCACATATACAGGCGATGAGTTTACTATAAGTAACATTGTGACGCAAATTGGTGGTGATTTAGGGCCAACAGGAGATAACGGAGGGAGATAATAAATTTTAATTTTACTAATTAAGGCGTAGTTAGTTGTTTCCTGTTTATTTTTGCCATAATTTAATAGGCATGTCACAGTCAGAACATTCTAATATTACTAACTTAACCATTTACAAGAAATCTTTAGATGTTTTTAAGCTTTGCAGACATATTGCAGCTTATGTAACTAACGATAAAGATATCATTGCTATGCATGTTTCTAAAAATCATATAGATAAATATGCCGATAAGTTAGTTATGGATGCCTTAGGTTTAATTCCTAAAATTGTAGAGACTGAAAATGAAACCAACTCCATAAAAAAGTTAAAGCATGCCAAGGACTTGCGTTTCTTTATAGATAGGTTGTATTATAACACAAAGTATTTAAATACCAAAAACACAAATAGTACAGATTTTATAAAATTGTTACGTATTGAAATAAAAAAACTTAGGATAATACATAAGCAATATGTGAGATCGTTAGTGCAAAAGAATTAACAATCCGGAACTAAAACTTTACCCAATTTAAACCATACATGTTGTTTAAATTATTTCTTTAATCATATGTGGGCGCATAACACGTTCAGATTAGTATATTTGAAGCTTGTTTTGCAAATAAACACATTAAAAGAAGTAGCAGTTAAATACGCTATTGCATAATAATTTAATAAACATGATTTCGCAACTATGATAGAGTTTTTAGTCTTTATAAAATTAACTATTGCCATTACATTTGTTATTGGTTTATCTGTACTAGCAGAGCATGTAAGTCCAAAAGTTGCGGGTATCTTATCTGGATATCCTACAGGATCTGCAATTACATTGTTTTTTTTCGGATTGGAAGTAAGTCCAGATTATGCTGCTAAAAGTGCTGTTTTTAATATGGTTGGGCTCTCAGCATCTTTAACTTTTGTATATGCCTATTATATAGCATCTAAATATTTTAATAAATACAATATTATATTATCTTCTTTAAGTGCAATAGCCAGTTATTTTCTTGTGGTTTGGGTATTACATCACATTAAAATTAATACCTATATGGCTATTTTAATTCCAATACTTTTTTCATTTTTATATCTCTATCTTTTTAAAAATATTAAAGACATTAATATTACAAACAAAGCTAAACTTAGTTACAAAACGCTTTTTGTAAGAGCCTTTTTTGCGGCACTAATTATTTTGTTAATAACCAGTGTGCCAAAATTTGTTGGTCCAACTTGGGCGGGTTTATTTTCAGCCTTTCCTACAACATTATTTCCATTAATGTTAATTATTCATATGACTTACTCTAAAGCTCATGTACACACAGTAATAAAAAATGTGCCAATAGGAATGTTTTCTTTAATTATTTATTCGCTAACCGTATCAATAGTTTATCCTATGTATGGTATTTATTGGGGAACTTTAATCTCTTTTGCTACAGCCACTTTATATTTGTTAATTTATAAAAAAGTAAGAAGTGTGATTGATAAATTTAAATATGCAGTTAAAGTTAAATCCAAATAAAACTTACTTATTATTTAATTATACAGATCTTAAAAAATATTTTTTGCTTTTTTAGTAAAATCTTTCCTTTATAAAAACACTCTAAGTCTTATGTTTAAAACTGGACATAAAGATGGTGAAAAAATAATTAGTATATTTATATTAGGCATGTATGCCATTATTAATTAGAATATCTTGAGTAAAACATGAAAAGAATTCATTTTGATGAGATGAAAAAAGAATTTCGTATTGGAATTTTAATGCTCTCATTAGTATTAATAATTTTGGGTGTGTTTGAGATTTTTGAGTTTGAAGATTCAAAATTGAATAAGCGTCTTGTTATTCTCGGGTATATGCTTCAAATTTTATATTACAGTAAAATGTTTTGGTATAAAAATTATGTACAATGGAATACAAAAGGGGCACATATTAAAGTCAACTCATTTATCGGAAAATCATTGCGATTTAATCAAATAAAGACCACAGAAATTAATGATGAAAATTTGATTGTAACAAAAAAGAATGATAAAAGAATCATTATTAATCTAAATGGTATAGAAAAATTAGATACTCAAAAATTGTATAAATTAATACTCAATCATTCTATGGTTTCATTTTAAAGTATTATTCGATTGAGTGTATTTTGTCGAAACACTTTAGATTAAGTAGTGTTTTTTTATCTAAATTACAGATAACACATGGCTGGAGAAATAAACTTACGTAAATTAATAAGGCAAATGACTCCCATATTAAATCATGGCTATTACGTATTTGTTACAGTAAAAGATGTTAGTGTAATTTCTAGGGAAGATACTATTTGTGAATTCAAGGAAAAAGAAGGAACCACTATTGTTATTGATAAAAACAAAGCAGATTCATTAGGTTTTAAATATGATTTTATCGCAGCTTGGATCACATTAAAAATACATTCTTCCTTAGAAGCTGTTGGATTAACAGCGGTGTTTTCTACCGAATTAGCCAAGCATGATATAAGTTGTAACGTTATTGCAGGGTATTATCACGATCATATTTTTGTAGCTAAAGAAGATTCTAGTAAAGCCTTTAAAGTATTAACAAGTCTGTCTTTAAATTATTAGAGTATCAAATTTAATTCAAAGCAATACAATTAAGTTTGCTTTATTTTTAATCGGTTTTAGCTTGGACTACATTTTGAAATGTAGGAGCCTGTTCTGTAATACTTGCAGCCCCTTTTTTGTTAATTTTAAACGTAATATCTTTAGTTGTAGTAAATAAAATCACTGAGAAAAAAGAGGTTTTAAGATATGGTTTTAAAAATTCAAAGGCTTCATCTAAATTCATTTCCTTTTCCTCGTCTTCTGTTTCTTTAGATTGGTAACGTAATTTTACTAAAACTTTAATATCTATTTCTGAAGACAAAGGTCTAACAAAAATATTTTTCAAATTAGGTTTACCAATGGTTTTTGCCATCGTTAATTTAGCAAACGTGCCGTTTAGGCAACTTGCTTTTACCTGGTCCCAAAACAATACAAAATCTTCTTGATATGGCATAAATTATAGATTAGTGAGCATATTATATTTGTGTTGCAAATTTAGCATTATTCTAAAGTTTTCTGTAAGGAATAGTACATAAATGCTAGATATAAAATACGCGCGTACAAATC is a window of Formosa sediminum DNA encoding:
- a CDS encoding ACT domain-containing protein; the encoded protein is MAGEINLRKLIRQMTPILNHGYYVFVTVKDVSVISREDTICEFKEKEGTTIVIDKNKADSLGFKYDFIAAWITLKIHSSLEAVGLTAVFSTELAKHDISCNVIAGYYHDHIFVAKEDSSKAFKVLTSLSLNY